Proteins from a single region of Ananas comosus cultivar F153 linkage group 3, ASM154086v1, whole genome shotgun sequence:
- the LOC109707242 gene encoding kinesin-like protein KIN-14E isoform X2, translating into MEENQKSNTETLTLDPSFSSSARVWTKDLETASSSPSHGEGEKEMGFSAHDSIDSMILVSGPRLIPSGTAEMDCRREDLVMFVNAGGCTVQGQDPRSNIMADSCFQGGDVIETDETIVEGGDYPSLYQSARYGDFCYKFEGLAPGDYFLDLHFSEIVNTNGPKGIRAFNVFVQEEKIVSELDIFAIVGANKPLRLVDVRVTVVENGVIVVSFKGVRGTPTVCGICIRKAPILSAPLVKAEHVVCNKCATEIEVSPTQNRARSKFIAKYEKKIHELTSECKLKTDECYTAWSSVTATNEELERLKMEYHNTIIQAESLERTVETQTDKLRDVFERYEHDKKLWISAISNLEAMKKEQSQLSLDAHECANSIPDMNKMIFAVQSLVAQCEDLKFKYNEEMARRKKLYNQVQETKGNIRVFCRCRPLSKEETSAGYKAVVDFDGARDGDIGIITGGSTKKTFRFDRVYTPKDDQAGVYADASPLVTSVLDGYNVCIFAYGQTGTGKTFTMEGTEKNRGVNYRTLEELFQIARERKETVTYDICVSVLEVYNEQIRDLLATSPSSKKLEIKQAAEGFHHVPGIVQAKVESIKEVWDVLQAGSNARAVGSNNINEHSSRSHCMLCIMVKAKNLMNGECTKSKLWLVDLAGSERLAKTEVQGERLKEAQNINKSLSALGDVISALANKSSHVPYRNSKLTHLLQDSLGGDSKALMFVQISPSENDVGETLSSLNFSSRVRGIELGPAKKQVDTGELQKMKQMLDKAKQDTRTKDETMRKLEENCQNLESKIRGKEQNYKNLLEKNKELENQLQSKMEFQSFSEKQQCQLSEKLKGKEEMCITLEKKVKDLEYRLKEQQNSNAERSILQQKIVELECKLKEQIHSQSVAELKIKELEYKLKEKQQRESILELKVMELESKLQGGREQSNNAKILFDYTNESSRTTTTPMEGKSFSREESANESDHQILRSSNSINKPITSKESILLRGAQTLHEMKRRRESRSSLYGEHENSIVVSSAVAEKKKVLQSHSIRVRRIEPSKALGRLTRTSKVVTTNKMFPHSRISKEPQGGGVKEKEKIRGWAR; encoded by the exons ATGGAAGAGAACCAAAAGAGCAACACAGAAACCTTAACCCTAGATCCTTCGTTCTCCTCTTCTGCTAGGGTATGGACGAAGGATTTGGAGACggcctcttcttctccctcgcatggagaaggagaaaaggagatGGGTTTTTCCGCGCACGATTCCATTGATTCGATGATCTTGGTTTCTGGGCCGAGGCTAATCCCTTCGGGAACTGCGGAAATGGATTGTCGCCGCG AAGATCTTGTAATGTTTGTCAATGCGGGAGGCTGCACCGTACAAGGCCAAGATCCCCGCTCGAACATCATGGCTGATTCTTGTTTTCAAGGAGGGGATGTCATAGAAACCGATGAGACGATTGTAGAAGGTGGCGATTACCCATCTCTTTATCAATCGGCAAGGTACGGAGATTTCTGCTACAAGTTTGAAGGTCTCGCTCCTGGAGACTACTTCTTGGATCTCCACTTCTCCGAGATCGTCAACACAAATGGGCCGAAGGGAATTAGGGCATTCAACGTTTTCGTGCAAGAAGAGAAG ATAGTTTCTGAGCTAGATATCTTTGCAATTGTTGGAGCTAATAAGCCACTTCGGCTAGTTGATGTGAGAGTTACTGTGGTGGAAAATGGGGTCATAGTAGTAAGCTTCAAAGGAGTCAGAGGGACTCCCACTGTTTGTGGAATCTGTATTCGGAAAGCACCAATATTATCTG CACCACTGGTTAAAGCTGAGCATGTAGTGTGTAACAAATGTGCTACGGAGATTGAAGTATCCCCAACTCAG AATAGAGCTCGAAGCAAGTTCATCGCAAAGTATGAGAAGAAAATTCATGAGCTAACCAGCGAATGCAAATTAAAGACAGACGAGTGCTATACTGCTTGGTCGTCCGTAACAGCGACAAATGAGGAGCTAGAGAGGCTCAAAATGGAATATCACAACACAATTATCCAAGCTGAAAGTCTtg AACGAACTGTCGAAACACAGACGGACAAATTGAGAGATGTCTTTGAAAGGTATGAGCACGACAAGAAGCTATGGATTTCTGCTATATCCAATTTGGAA GCTATGAAAAAAGAGCAGTCCCAACTTTCTTTAGATGCGCATGAATGTGCAAACTCAATTCCAGATATGAATAAGATGATCTTTGCAGTTCAGTCCTTAG TTGCTCAGTGCGAAGATCTGAAATTTAAATACAACGAAGAGATGGCCAGGAGGAAGAAGCTATATAATCAGGTCCAGGAGACaaaag GGAATATTAGAGTGTTCTGTCGTTGTCGGCCACTAAGTAAGGAAGAGACTTCAGCAGGTTACAAAGCAGTAGTAGATTTTGATGGGGCCAGGGATGGTGATATTGGGATCATTACTGGTGGATCTACCAAGAAAACCTTCAGGTTCGACAGAGTGTACACACCCAAAGACGATCAAG CTGGTGTTTATGCGGATGCATCGCCATTGGTCACGTCAGTCTTAGATGGCTACAATGTGTGCATATTTGCCTATGGGCAGACCGGTACTGGAAAGACGTTCACAATGGAAGGCACGGAGAAAAATAGAGGAGTGAACTACAGAACTCTGGAGGAGTTGTTTCAGATTgctagagagaggaaggagactGTTACCTACGACATCTGTGTCAGTGTTCTCGAGGTTTACAATGAACAAATAAGGGACTTGTTGGCAACATCCCCATCGTCAAAGAA GTTGGAAATAAAACAGGCCGCTGAAGGATTTCATCATGTGCCCGGTATAGTACAAGCCAAGGTTGAGAGCATAAAGGAGGTATGGGACGTGCTACAAGCAGGAAGTAATGCGAGAGCTGTTGGGTCGAATAACATAAATGAGCATAGCAGTCGATCTCACTG CATGCTATGCATAATGGTGAAGGCGAAGAATTTGATGAACGGGGAGTGCACAAAAAGCAAGCTTTGGCTTGTAGATCTGGCCGGAAGTGAGAGGCTTGCGAAGACCGAAGTGCAAGGAGAGAGGCTTAAGGAAGCTCAGAACATCAATAAATCCCTTTCAGCCCTTGGCGATGTCATTTCTGCTCTTGCAAACAAAAGCAGCCATGTTCCCTACAG GAATTCCAAGTTGACACATTTGCTGCAAGATTCGCTAG GTGGTGACTCTAAAGCACTAATGTTCGTTCAAATCAGCCCCTCAGAAAATGACGTAGGTGAGACACTGAGTTCCTTGAACTTTTCAAGCCGAGTCCGTGGTATTGAGTTAGGTCCCGCAAAGAAGCAGGTTGACACAGGAGAACTTCAAAAGATGAAGCAAATG CTTGATAAAGCAAAGCAGGACACTAGAACTAAGGATGAGACCATGAGGAAACTAGAGGAGAACTGTCAAAACTTAGAGAGCAAAATCAGAGGGAAAGAGCAGAATTATAAAAATCTGCTTGAGAAG AACAAAGAGCTTGAGAACCAACTACAGTCGAAGATGGAGTTCCAGAGCTTTTCTGAGAAGCAACAGTGCCAGCTCTCAGAGAAATTGAAGGGCAAGGAAGAAATGTGCATCACCCTTGAGAAAAAG GTGAAAGACTTGGAATATCGGTTAAAAGAGCAGCAAAACTCCAATGCTGAGAGGTCCATTCTCCAACAAAAG ATTGTTGAACTGGAATGCAAATTGAAAGAGCAAATACACTCTCAATCAGTTGCAGAACTAAAG ATTAAGGAACTTGAATACAAACTCAAGGAGAAACAGCAACGGGAGTCAATTCTCGAGCTAAAG GTTATGGAGCTTGAAAGTAAACTACAAGGTGGGAGAGAGCAATCTAATAATGCTAAGATTCTATTCGACTATACTAACGAATCGTCAAGAACTACAACAACACCAATGGAAGGAAAATCATTCTCGAGAGAAGAATCGGCAAATGAAAGCGACCATCAAATTCTAAGAAGCTCAAACTCGATCAACAAGCCAATAACCTCGAAGGAATCAATCTTGCTCAGAGGAGCACAGACTCTTCATGAgatgaagaggaggagagaatcAAGAAGTTCGTTATACGGAGAACACGAGAACAGTATCGTGGTGTCGTCAGCGGTAGCAGAGAAGAAGAAGGTTTTACAAAGCCATTCGATTAGGGTCAGGAGAATAGAACCGTCAAAGGCTCTCGGGAGGCTTACTAGGACTTCAAAGGTGGTTACAACCAACAAGATGTTTCCTCATAGCAGAATCAGCAAAGAGCCTCAGGGGGGTGGAGtcaaggagaaagaaaaaatcagaGGCTGGGCCAGGTAG
- the LOC109707242 gene encoding kinesin-like protein KIN-14E isoform X1 translates to MEENQKSNTETLTLDPSFSSSARVWTKDLETASSSPSHGEGEKEMGFSAHDSIDSMILVSGPRLIPSGTAEMDCRREDLVMFVNAGGCTVQGQDPRSNIMADSCFQGGDVIETDETIVEGGDYPSLYQSARYGDFCYKFEGLAPGDYFLDLHFSEIVNTNGPKGIRAFNVFVQEEKIVSELDIFAIVGANKPLRLVDVRVTVVENGVIVVSFKGVRGTPTVCGICIRKAPILSAPLVKAEHVVCNKCATEIEVSPTQNRARSKFIAKYEKKIHELTSECKLKTDECYTAWSSVTATNEELERLKMEYHNTIIQAESLERTVETQTDKLRDVFERYEHDKKLWISAISNLEVRIKAMKKEQSQLSLDAHECANSIPDMNKMIFAVQSLVAQCEDLKFKYNEEMARRKKLYNQVQETKGNIRVFCRCRPLSKEETSAGYKAVVDFDGARDGDIGIITGGSTKKTFRFDRVYTPKDDQAGVYADASPLVTSVLDGYNVCIFAYGQTGTGKTFTMEGTEKNRGVNYRTLEELFQIARERKETVTYDICVSVLEVYNEQIRDLLATSPSSKKLEIKQAAEGFHHVPGIVQAKVESIKEVWDVLQAGSNARAVGSNNINEHSSRSHCMLCIMVKAKNLMNGECTKSKLWLVDLAGSERLAKTEVQGERLKEAQNINKSLSALGDVISALANKSSHVPYRNSKLTHLLQDSLGGDSKALMFVQISPSENDVGETLSSLNFSSRVRGIELGPAKKQVDTGELQKMKQMLDKAKQDTRTKDETMRKLEENCQNLESKIRGKEQNYKNLLEKNKELENQLQSKMEFQSFSEKQQCQLSEKLKGKEEMCITLEKKVKDLEYRLKEQQNSNAERSILQQKIVELECKLKEQIHSQSVAELKIKELEYKLKEKQQRESILELKVMELESKLQGGREQSNNAKILFDYTNESSRTTTTPMEGKSFSREESANESDHQILRSSNSINKPITSKESILLRGAQTLHEMKRRRESRSSLYGEHENSIVVSSAVAEKKKVLQSHSIRVRRIEPSKALGRLTRTSKVVTTNKMFPHSRISKEPQGGGVKEKEKIRGWAR, encoded by the exons ATGGAAGAGAACCAAAAGAGCAACACAGAAACCTTAACCCTAGATCCTTCGTTCTCCTCTTCTGCTAGGGTATGGACGAAGGATTTGGAGACggcctcttcttctccctcgcatggagaaggagaaaaggagatGGGTTTTTCCGCGCACGATTCCATTGATTCGATGATCTTGGTTTCTGGGCCGAGGCTAATCCCTTCGGGAACTGCGGAAATGGATTGTCGCCGCG AAGATCTTGTAATGTTTGTCAATGCGGGAGGCTGCACCGTACAAGGCCAAGATCCCCGCTCGAACATCATGGCTGATTCTTGTTTTCAAGGAGGGGATGTCATAGAAACCGATGAGACGATTGTAGAAGGTGGCGATTACCCATCTCTTTATCAATCGGCAAGGTACGGAGATTTCTGCTACAAGTTTGAAGGTCTCGCTCCTGGAGACTACTTCTTGGATCTCCACTTCTCCGAGATCGTCAACACAAATGGGCCGAAGGGAATTAGGGCATTCAACGTTTTCGTGCAAGAAGAGAAG ATAGTTTCTGAGCTAGATATCTTTGCAATTGTTGGAGCTAATAAGCCACTTCGGCTAGTTGATGTGAGAGTTACTGTGGTGGAAAATGGGGTCATAGTAGTAAGCTTCAAAGGAGTCAGAGGGACTCCCACTGTTTGTGGAATCTGTATTCGGAAAGCACCAATATTATCTG CACCACTGGTTAAAGCTGAGCATGTAGTGTGTAACAAATGTGCTACGGAGATTGAAGTATCCCCAACTCAG AATAGAGCTCGAAGCAAGTTCATCGCAAAGTATGAGAAGAAAATTCATGAGCTAACCAGCGAATGCAAATTAAAGACAGACGAGTGCTATACTGCTTGGTCGTCCGTAACAGCGACAAATGAGGAGCTAGAGAGGCTCAAAATGGAATATCACAACACAATTATCCAAGCTGAAAGTCTtg AACGAACTGTCGAAACACAGACGGACAAATTGAGAGATGTCTTTGAAAGGTATGAGCACGACAAGAAGCTATGGATTTCTGCTATATCCAATTTGGAAGTAAGAATCAAG GCTATGAAAAAAGAGCAGTCCCAACTTTCTTTAGATGCGCATGAATGTGCAAACTCAATTCCAGATATGAATAAGATGATCTTTGCAGTTCAGTCCTTAG TTGCTCAGTGCGAAGATCTGAAATTTAAATACAACGAAGAGATGGCCAGGAGGAAGAAGCTATATAATCAGGTCCAGGAGACaaaag GGAATATTAGAGTGTTCTGTCGTTGTCGGCCACTAAGTAAGGAAGAGACTTCAGCAGGTTACAAAGCAGTAGTAGATTTTGATGGGGCCAGGGATGGTGATATTGGGATCATTACTGGTGGATCTACCAAGAAAACCTTCAGGTTCGACAGAGTGTACACACCCAAAGACGATCAAG CTGGTGTTTATGCGGATGCATCGCCATTGGTCACGTCAGTCTTAGATGGCTACAATGTGTGCATATTTGCCTATGGGCAGACCGGTACTGGAAAGACGTTCACAATGGAAGGCACGGAGAAAAATAGAGGAGTGAACTACAGAACTCTGGAGGAGTTGTTTCAGATTgctagagagaggaaggagactGTTACCTACGACATCTGTGTCAGTGTTCTCGAGGTTTACAATGAACAAATAAGGGACTTGTTGGCAACATCCCCATCGTCAAAGAA GTTGGAAATAAAACAGGCCGCTGAAGGATTTCATCATGTGCCCGGTATAGTACAAGCCAAGGTTGAGAGCATAAAGGAGGTATGGGACGTGCTACAAGCAGGAAGTAATGCGAGAGCTGTTGGGTCGAATAACATAAATGAGCATAGCAGTCGATCTCACTG CATGCTATGCATAATGGTGAAGGCGAAGAATTTGATGAACGGGGAGTGCACAAAAAGCAAGCTTTGGCTTGTAGATCTGGCCGGAAGTGAGAGGCTTGCGAAGACCGAAGTGCAAGGAGAGAGGCTTAAGGAAGCTCAGAACATCAATAAATCCCTTTCAGCCCTTGGCGATGTCATTTCTGCTCTTGCAAACAAAAGCAGCCATGTTCCCTACAG GAATTCCAAGTTGACACATTTGCTGCAAGATTCGCTAG GTGGTGACTCTAAAGCACTAATGTTCGTTCAAATCAGCCCCTCAGAAAATGACGTAGGTGAGACACTGAGTTCCTTGAACTTTTCAAGCCGAGTCCGTGGTATTGAGTTAGGTCCCGCAAAGAAGCAGGTTGACACAGGAGAACTTCAAAAGATGAAGCAAATG CTTGATAAAGCAAAGCAGGACACTAGAACTAAGGATGAGACCATGAGGAAACTAGAGGAGAACTGTCAAAACTTAGAGAGCAAAATCAGAGGGAAAGAGCAGAATTATAAAAATCTGCTTGAGAAG AACAAAGAGCTTGAGAACCAACTACAGTCGAAGATGGAGTTCCAGAGCTTTTCTGAGAAGCAACAGTGCCAGCTCTCAGAGAAATTGAAGGGCAAGGAAGAAATGTGCATCACCCTTGAGAAAAAG GTGAAAGACTTGGAATATCGGTTAAAAGAGCAGCAAAACTCCAATGCTGAGAGGTCCATTCTCCAACAAAAG ATTGTTGAACTGGAATGCAAATTGAAAGAGCAAATACACTCTCAATCAGTTGCAGAACTAAAG ATTAAGGAACTTGAATACAAACTCAAGGAGAAACAGCAACGGGAGTCAATTCTCGAGCTAAAG GTTATGGAGCTTGAAAGTAAACTACAAGGTGGGAGAGAGCAATCTAATAATGCTAAGATTCTATTCGACTATACTAACGAATCGTCAAGAACTACAACAACACCAATGGAAGGAAAATCATTCTCGAGAGAAGAATCGGCAAATGAAAGCGACCATCAAATTCTAAGAAGCTCAAACTCGATCAACAAGCCAATAACCTCGAAGGAATCAATCTTGCTCAGAGGAGCACAGACTCTTCATGAgatgaagaggaggagagaatcAAGAAGTTCGTTATACGGAGAACACGAGAACAGTATCGTGGTGTCGTCAGCGGTAGCAGAGAAGAAGAAGGTTTTACAAAGCCATTCGATTAGGGTCAGGAGAATAGAACCGTCAAAGGCTCTCGGGAGGCTTACTAGGACTTCAAAGGTGGTTACAACCAACAAGATGTTTCCTCATAGCAGAATCAGCAAAGAGCCTCAGGGGGGTGGAGtcaaggagaaagaaaaaatcagaGGCTGGGCCAGGTAG